From the Mycoplasmatota bacterium genome, one window contains:
- a CDS encoding zinc ABC transporter substrate-binding protein, protein MKYIKYSLSLSLLLFVFLILTSCQFDDKNEDKLKVVTTIFPLYDFTREIVQDKVDVQLILPPGFEPHSYEPKPRGIFEIRNSDLFIYTGDFLEVWATKIINVLDEDNVMIIKSSEGVSLLSGEEEENLFHHHHTYDPHIWLDPNNAMIMVDNIVKGLIQVDPQNESFYRDNASNYKKQLQALDSAYQDLFSHVKHDTIIFGGHFIFGYLANQFNLEYQSPYNGFSPDTLPTPKKIQELINLIDSTGIKTIFYEELINPKVAKIISLETGAQMLPLNGAGNVSKEDFKQNVTYLSIMYHNIENFKKGLIYDE, encoded by the coding sequence ATGAAATACATTAAATATAGCTTATCTTTAAGTCTATTATTATTCGTTTTCTTAATATTGACAAGTTGTCAATTTGATGATAAAAATGAGGATAAATTAAAAGTGGTTACTACTATTTTCCCATTATATGATTTCACAAGAGAAATTGTTCAAGACAAAGTTGATGTTCAATTAATTTTACCTCCTGGTTTCGAACCACATTCTTATGAACCAAAACCAAGAGGTATTTTTGAAATCCGGAACTCAGATCTATTTATATATACTGGTGATTTTTTAGAAGTGTGGGCAACTAAAATTATTAACGTATTAGATGAAGATAATGTAATGATTATAAAATCTAGTGAGGGTGTATCTTTATTATCAGGAGAAGAAGAGGAAAATCTTTTTCACCACCATCATACTTATGATCCCCATATTTGGCTAGATCCCAATAATGCGATGATAATGGTTGACAACATTGTAAAAGGGTTAATTCAAGTAGACCCACAAAATGAAAGTTTTTATCGAGATAATGCTTCAAACTATAAAAAACAACTTCAAGCGCTTGATTCTGCTTATCAAGATTTATTTAGTCATGTAAAACACGATACCATTATCTTTGGAGGACATTTCATTTTTGGATATCTTGCGAATCAATTCAATCTAGAATATCAATCACCTTACAATGGATTTTCTCCTGATACCTTACCTACTCCAAAGAAAATACAAGAATTAATTAATTTAATTGATTCAACCGGTATTAAAACCATTTTTTATGAAGAATTGATAAATCCTAAAGTAGCAAAAATCATCTCTTTAGAAACAGGAGCACAGATGTTACCTTTAAATGGAGCAGGGAATGTATCTAAGGAAGATTTCAAACAAAACGTTACCTATCTCTCTATAATGTATCATAATATTGAAAATTTTAAAAAGGGGCTTATATACGATGAATAA
- a CDS encoding zinc-ribbon domain-containing protein, giving the protein MADKKIICKDCGNEFVFTEGEQAFYKEKGFENDPVRCADCRRARKNQRNQNRR; this is encoded by the coding sequence ATGGCTGACAAAAAAATTATATGTAAAGATTGCGGAAATGAATTCGTTTTCACTGAAGGTGAGCAAGCATTTTACAAAGAAAAAGGATTTGAAAATGATCCTGTAAGATGTGCTGATTGCCGTAGAGCAAGAAAAAACCAAAGAAATCAAAACCGTCGTTAA
- the rnr gene encoding ribonuclease R, with the protein MKEKILNLMNHPDYKRLSVEEIAGQLYIEDAALFKEMVKTLVQLEDEFILYRDKKDRYDLIERFGFKPGILQINKKGYGFVTLLNEETNDIFIPKTALNGAMNQDKVLIKVMKKKTGARFEGEIYKVVERGTHDVIGVYSEDKNAGYVISDDKRFRGKIIINKNKSKGAMPDHKVKVHIVKYISDGLLEGEIVEILGHKNDPGIDILSVVYKYNIPTLFSEKVLDQAKMIRDEVNESDLIGRRDLRDQLIVTIDGEDAKDLDDAVTVSKLDNGNYKLGVHIADVSYYVRENDEIDKEALKRGTSVYLVDRVIPMIPHRLSNGICSLNPQVNRLVISCEMEINASGDVVKYELFPGIIKTVERMTYTNVNKILVSQDEEVMKRYEPLLPLFNNMYELYNILNKRRKERGAINFETNEARIIVDEAGKPLDIKLRLRDVAEKIIEEFMLCANETVAEHFHWLNYPFIYRIHENPDSEKIKRFYQLCNALGYVIKGKENKVHPKAFQEILEKVENTKEAAVVNTMLVRSMAKARYSELSLGHYGLATDFYTHFTSPIRRYPDTIVHRLIREFVFDSKCDEKNFEKYSILLKDIALHTSKCERNAVDCEREVDDMKKAEFMEDKVGEVFEGIISSVTNWGIYVELPNTVEGLVHVLDMTDDYYEIDQKTMSLIGERTKKVYRLGDDVKVKVISSNKEEREIDFEIVGVKSRNRNKVVLSKKRSQKDKSKKNDRSKSKKNNH; encoded by the coding sequence ATGAAAGAAAAAATATTGAATTTAATGAACCATCCAGATTATAAACGATTATCAGTTGAGGAAATCGCAGGACAACTTTATATAGAAGATGCTGCATTATTTAAAGAAATGGTTAAGACGCTTGTACAACTTGAGGATGAATTTATACTTTATCGTGATAAAAAAGATCGTTATGATTTAATTGAACGTTTTGGCTTTAAACCAGGAATCTTACAAATCAATAAAAAAGGATATGGATTTGTAACCTTGTTAAATGAAGAGACAAATGACATTTTTATTCCTAAAACAGCTTTAAATGGCGCTATGAATCAAGATAAAGTACTGATAAAAGTCATGAAAAAAAAGACTGGTGCTCGATTTGAAGGTGAGATTTATAAGGTTGTTGAACGTGGAACTCATGATGTGATTGGCGTTTATTCTGAAGATAAAAATGCTGGTTATGTAATAAGTGACGATAAACGATTTAGAGGAAAGATTATCATTAATAAAAATAAATCCAAAGGAGCAATGCCAGATCATAAAGTTAAGGTTCACATTGTTAAGTATATTTCTGATGGATTATTAGAAGGTGAAATTGTTGAAATATTAGGACATAAAAATGATCCTGGAATTGATATATTATCAGTTGTATACAAGTATAATATTCCGACTCTTTTTTCTGAAAAAGTGTTAGACCAGGCAAAAATGATTCGTGATGAAGTAAATGAATCTGATTTAATAGGTAGAAGAGATTTAAGAGATCAATTAATTGTCACAATTGATGGAGAAGATGCGAAAGATTTAGATGATGCTGTGACAGTCAGTAAATTAGATAATGGAAATTATAAATTAGGTGTACATATTGCTGATGTCTCTTATTATGTAAGAGAAAATGATGAGATTGATAAAGAGGCTTTAAAAAGAGGAACAAGTGTCTATTTAGTTGATCGAGTGATTCCAATGATTCCTCATCGTCTCTCGAATGGTATTTGTTCTTTAAATCCTCAAGTTAATCGCTTGGTTATATCTTGTGAAATGGAGATTAATGCTTCAGGTGATGTGGTTAAATATGAACTATTTCCTGGTATAATTAAAACTGTAGAAAGAATGACGTATACAAATGTGAATAAAATACTAGTTTCACAGGATGAAGAAGTCATGAAACGTTATGAACCTTTACTACCATTGTTTAATAATATGTATGAATTATATAATATACTTAATAAAAGAAGAAAAGAACGTGGAGCAATTAATTTTGAAACCAATGAAGCAAGAATTATTGTTGATGAAGCTGGTAAACCACTTGATATAAAACTAAGACTTCGAGATGTTGCCGAAAAAATCATTGAGGAATTTATGCTTTGTGCAAATGAGACGGTTGCCGAACATTTCCATTGGTTAAACTATCCATTTATTTATCGTATCCATGAGAATCCAGATAGTGAAAAGATTAAAAGATTCTATCAACTATGTAATGCTTTAGGATATGTGATTAAAGGTAAAGAAAATAAAGTTCATCCTAAAGCCTTCCAAGAGATATTAGAAAAAGTAGAAAATACAAAAGAAGCAGCTGTTGTCAACACGATGTTAGTACGCTCAATGGCTAAAGCTCGTTATTCTGAACTTAGTCTAGGCCATTATGGTTTAGCAACAGATTTTTATACACACTTTACTTCTCCAATAAGACGGTATCCTGATACCATCGTCCATCGACTAATAAGGGAATTTGTTTTTGATTCAAAATGTGATGAAAAGAATTTTGAAAAATATTCTATTCTATTAAAAGATATTGCACTTCACACCTCTAAATGTGAACGTAACGCTGTAGATTGTGAGCGTGAAGTGGATGATATGAAAAAAGCTGAATTTATGGAAGATAAAGTAGGGGAAGTTTTTGAAGGAATCATTAGTTCAGTCACAAATTGGGGAATTTATGTAGAATTACCGAATACCGTTGAAGGATTAGTACATGTATTAGATATGACAGATGATTATTATGAAATTGATCAAAAGACAATGTCTTTAATTGGTGAACGTACGAAAAAGGTTTATCGGTTAGGAGATGATGTGAAAGTAAAAGTCATTAGTTCAAATAAAGAAGAACGCGAAATAGATTTTGAAATTGTTGGGGTTAAATCACGTAATCGAAATAAAGTAGTACTATCGAAGAAAAGAAGTCAAAAAGATAAATCAAAAAAAAATGACCGTAGCAAAAGTAAAAAAAATAACCATTAA
- a CDS encoding chromate transporter: MKENVSLLRLFWKFFKIGIFTFGGGYVMIPLIEKEMVENKWIDKKDIADIVAVSQSIPGAVAVNMSLFVGFKIAKKKGAISAVFGCILPSFIIILIIATLLTNIQDEVIVQHAFVGILSAVVALIILSAIKIAKVAILDKVTLFITIITVILLLLGQFLTLSKVLTGILPILLIISGALTGLLIYFFYPKKVRQLFKAGEDK, translated from the coding sequence ATGAAAGAAAACGTTAGTCTATTACGACTATTTTGGAAATTTTTTAAAATCGGAATTTTCACCTTCGGAGGAGGATATGTGATGATTCCCTTAATTGAAAAGGAGATGGTAGAAAATAAATGGATTGATAAAAAGGATATTGCTGATATCGTAGCTGTTAGTCAGTCGATACCAGGGGCGGTAGCAGTAAATATGTCCCTCTTTGTTGGATTTAAAATAGCCAAAAAAAAAGGAGCAATAAGTGCTGTTTTTGGTTGTATTCTCCCATCATTTATAATTATATTAATTATTGCGACACTTTTAACGAATATTCAAGATGAAGTGATTGTTCAACATGCATTTGTGGGTATATTATCTGCCGTTGTTGCTTTAATTATTTTATCAGCCATAAAAATCGCTAAAGTAGCTATCCTAGATAAGGTAACTTTATTTATCACCATTATAACTGTTATCCTACTTTTATTAGGACAGTTTTTAACCCTATCAAAGGTACTCACTGGTATATTACCCATATTACTGATTATATCTGGTGCTTTAACTGGTTTATTAATCTATTTCTTTTACCCCAAAAAAGTTAGACAATTATTTAAAGCGGGTGAAGATAAATGA
- a CDS encoding chromate transporter, whose amino-acid sequence MLLLRLFFTFAKIALFNFGGGFVMISLIRQEIVGASGFGLTDFEFSNIIAISQMTPGAIAINTATYVGYKIAGVLGAVFATIAIPIPSFFIVIFLSPILVKYKEHHLNKMIFYGIRAVVVGLIINAAIIVSRTPFFAYENKEKEIYSRFQLIKIFKNVHLPDFISHLNVGSIGIFLISLLLLIKYKMNPILVIFISACLGVLIFHFNV is encoded by the coding sequence GTGTTGTTATTGCGTTTATTTTTCACTTTCGCTAAGATTGCTTTGTTTAATTTTGGTGGTGGATTTGTCATGATTTCTTTAATAAGACAGGAAATTGTGGGTGCTAGCGGATTTGGATTAACAGATTTTGAGTTTAGTAATATTATTGCAATATCGCAAATGACTCCAGGTGCAATTGCGATAAACACCGCAACATATGTTGGGTATAAAATTGCTGGGGTTTTAGGGGCTGTTTTTGCGACCATCGCTATCCCTATTCCTTCATTTTTTATAGTAATATTTTTATCACCCATTTTAGTAAAATATAAAGAACACCATTTAAATAAAATGATATTTTATGGTATTCGTGCAGTAGTTGTCGGTCTTATTATCAATGCTGCAATAATTGTCAGTCGAACACCATTTTTTGCTTATGAAAATAAAGAAAAAGAGATATATAGTCGTTTTCAATTGATAAAAATATTTAAAAATGTTCACCTTCCCGATTTTATTAGTCATTTAAATGTTGGAAGTATTGGTATCTTTTTAATCAGTTTATTGTTACTTATTAAGTATAAAATGAATCCTATTTTAGTTATATTTATTTCAGCGTGTTTAGGAGTATTAATTTTTCATTTTAATGTTTAG
- a CDS encoding trypsin-like peptidase domain-containing protein has product MKKLFSHFLSACLGAFLVVIVMIGFDKLSTIYPIYVPNIFYKEQINYTVNVDSKVSEAIDETGKNVVQVNNYLGNKLRSAGSGVIYKLTNNRAYIVTNNHVVEDASKIEIETTHGYRVMGQIVGTDPVTDLAVISIPKGTIDYYMEFSDSHAIKVGEYVIAIGNPLGLSGSATLGIVSSKERLVPIDTDNDGQDDWYASVLQTDAPINPGNSGGALINLDGKLVGINSMKIAESNVEGIGFSIPSNLVSRVISELEVNGVVNRPTRLLGITIQGINYENQFALQIVEVTPNSLASTIDLEVDDIILEINTQEIMQYFDLKYYLSTTKVNEKVSLTIIRDNKTIIKDIPIT; this is encoded by the coding sequence ATGAAAAAGTTATTTTCTCATTTTTTAAGTGCTTGTTTAGGTGCATTCTTGGTTGTTATAGTAATGATTGGCTTTGATAAACTCTCAACAATCTATCCAATTTATGTACCAAATATTTTTTATAAGGAACAAATTAATTATACTGTTAATGTCGATTCAAAAGTAAGTGAGGCAATTGATGAAACAGGAAAGAATGTTGTTCAAGTAAATAATTATTTAGGTAATAAATTACGTTCAGCTGGTTCTGGTGTCATTTATAAATTAACAAATAATAGAGCTTATATTGTTACCAATAATCATGTAGTGGAAGATGCATCTAAAATAGAAATTGAAACAACTCATGGGTATAGAGTAATGGGTCAAATTGTAGGAACAGATCCAGTTACAGATTTGGCAGTTATCTCAATTCCAAAAGGAACAATTGATTATTATATGGAATTTTCTGATTCACATGCGATAAAAGTAGGTGAGTATGTAATAGCGATTGGAAATCCATTAGGGTTATCAGGGAGTGCTACTTTAGGAATTGTATCTTCTAAAGAACGTTTAGTACCAATTGATACAGATAATGATGGTCAAGATGATTGGTATGCAAGCGTCCTACAAACAGATGCTCCGATAAATCCAGGAAATAGTGGAGGAGCACTGATTAATCTCGATGGTAAATTAGTGGGAATTAATTCTATGAAAATAGCGGAAAGCAATGTTGAAGGCATTGGATTTTCTATTCCTTCTAATTTAGTGAGCAGAGTGATATCAGAATTAGAGGTAAATGGTGTAGTCAATCGTCCCACTCGGTTACTTGGAATAACCATTCAAGGTATTAATTATGAGAACCAATTTGCCTTACAAATAGTTGAAGTAACACCAAACTCATTAGCTTCTACTATAGATTTAGAAGTAGATGATATAATTTTAGAAATAAACACACAAGAGATAATGCAATACTTTGATCTAAAATATTACTTATCAACCACAAAAGTTAATGAAAAAGTATCATTAACGATTATACGTGATAATAAGACAATTATAAAAGATATACCAATTACATAA
- a CDS encoding winged helix-turn-helix transcriptional regulator codes for MKKDKTICECNVIHLDIIKKVNNELSSITEIEKMSVLFKVLGDQTRLKIISTLLKAEMCVCDISYLLNMSQSLISHQLRVLREARLVKFRREGKVVYYSLDDEHIEMIVQYGLEHINESGEISERD; via the coding sequence ATGAAAAAAGATAAGACAATTTGTGAATGTAATGTGATTCATTTAGATATTATTAAAAAAGTGAATAATGAACTTTCTAGTATAACTGAAATAGAAAAAATGTCTGTATTATTTAAAGTGTTAGGTGATCAAACACGTTTAAAAATAATAAGTACTTTATTAAAAGCAGAGATGTGTGTTTGTGATATTTCCTATTTATTAAATATGAGTCAATCACTAATTTCCCATCAATTACGAGTATTACGAGAAGCTCGTCTTGTGAAGTTTCGTAGAGAAGGAAAAGTTGTCTACTATTCTTTAGATGATGAGCATATTGAAATGATTGTTCAATATGGACTAGAACATATTAATGAAAGTGGTGAAATAAGTGAAAGAGATTAA
- the cadA gene encoding cadmium-translocating P-type ATPase has translation MKDTKNTYNIKNLNCPGCALKIEKKIKELDCVSFASIDLVNNKLSITSSSETIDILKTINQIVDRIEPGTKITEVVEETEEGRKVNLISIISGFILFLLAYFNLFTENITTVLFIVSYAFVGYKVIYKAFKNISRGNLFDENFLMVMATFAAVYVKSYPEAVAVMLFYEIGEFFQDLALNRSRKSIKELIDIQPKFAHLKQDNQLSKVEPSEVKVNDIIIVKPGEKIPLDGIIIEGQSSVDSSQLTGESIPKNVEVDDEVLAGFINYNGLLTIKVTKKYEDTAVNKILELVQNAQSKKAKVEKFITKFAKIYTPIVILLAVLTVLLPMFFVPTYQFDEYLYRGAIFLVVSCPCALVISIPLSIFGGIGASSKQGILIKGGNYLDVIRNVGIVVFDKTGTLTKGNFVVTKVIPLKNNLEKMVERTIYAESLSNHAISKAIVKYQSLTIDQSKIKSFEEIFGRGVHAVIENDDVLAGNAKLMIDNHISFSEVNEVGTIVYVAINHTYVGYFVIEDEIKQEAKNTIHQLKKLGVSKTLMLTGDSQKVAEHVGNALSIDRIHANLLPEDKLQILESLKAENSNTCVMFVGDGVNDTPVMTLSDVGVAMGALGSDAAIETSDVVIMNDDLSKLIDAKKLAHITHKKVWQNITFALGVKFFVLALSAFGLANMWEAVFADVGVTLLAVLNSILILKYKTK, from the coding sequence ATTAAGGATACAAAGAATACTTATAATATTAAAAATCTAAATTGTCCAGGTTGTGCACTTAAAATAGAGAAAAAGATTAAAGAATTAGATTGTGTTTCATTTGCGAGTATTGATTTGGTTAACAATAAATTGTCGATTACATCTTCAAGTGAAACTATTGATATTTTAAAAACCATAAATCAAATAGTTGATAGAATAGAACCTGGCACGAAAATAACTGAAGTTGTAGAAGAAACTGAAGAAGGTAGAAAGGTAAATTTGATTAGTATCATTAGTGGATTTATTTTATTTCTATTGGCCTATTTTAATCTTTTTACTGAAAATATAACAACTGTTTTGTTTATTGTTTCCTATGCCTTTGTAGGTTATAAAGTTATTTATAAGGCTTTTAAAAATATATCACGAGGTAACTTATTTGATGAAAACTTTTTAATGGTTATGGCAACATTTGCGGCAGTATATGTAAAATCATATCCAGAAGCAGTTGCAGTAATGTTATTTTATGAAATAGGAGAATTTTTTCAAGATTTAGCTCTAAATAGGAGTCGAAAATCAATTAAAGAATTAATTGATATACAGCCTAAATTTGCTCACTTAAAACAAGATAATCAACTAAGTAAAGTAGAACCCAGTGAAGTAAAAGTTAATGATATTATTATTGTAAAACCAGGTGAGAAAATACCTCTAGATGGAATAATTATCGAAGGACAGTCTTCTGTTGATTCATCTCAATTAACCGGGGAATCGATTCCTAAAAATGTGGAAGTAGATGATGAAGTTTTAGCTGGATTTATCAATTATAATGGTTTGTTGACAATTAAAGTCACTAAAAAATATGAAGATACAGCAGTTAATAAAATACTTGAACTTGTACAAAATGCTCAGAGTAAAAAAGCAAAAGTTGAAAAGTTTATTACCAAATTTGCTAAGATTTATACACCTATTGTAATTTTACTAGCAGTGCTTACAGTTTTATTACCGATGTTTTTTGTACCAACTTATCAATTTGACGAGTATTTATATCGTGGAGCAATCTTTTTAGTTGTTTCATGTCCGTGTGCCTTAGTAATTTCAATTCCTCTATCTATTTTTGGGGGTATTGGGGCATCTAGTAAACAAGGAATATTAATCAAAGGTGGTAATTATTTAGACGTCATTAGAAATGTAGGAATTGTTGTATTTGATAAGACAGGGACACTTACAAAAGGAAATTTTGTTGTGACTAAAGTCATACCTTTAAAAAATAATTTAGAAAAAATGGTCGAAAGAACAATATATGCTGAAAGTCTATCTAATCATGCAATCAGTAAAGCAATTGTTAAATACCAATCATTAACAATAGATCAATCTAAAATTAAATCATTTGAAGAAATTTTTGGACGAGGTGTCCATGCAGTTATTGAAAATGATGATGTGCTTGCTGGTAATGCTAAATTAATGATTGATAACCACATTTCTTTTTCAGAAGTTAATGAAGTTGGAACGATTGTCTATGTAGCGATTAACCACACTTATGTTGGTTATTTCGTTATTGAAGATGAAATAAAACAAGAAGCAAAAAATACTATTCATCAATTAAAAAAATTAGGGGTATCTAAAACCTTAATGCTAACAGGTGATAGTCAAAAGGTAGCAGAGCATGTTGGAAATGCTTTATCAATCGATAGAATACATGCAAATTTATTACCTGAAGATAAATTACAAATTCTTGAATCATTAAAAGCAGAAAATTCAAATACATGTGTTATGTTTGTTGGAGATGGTGTAAATGACACACCTGTTATGACTTTATCAGATGTAGGTGTTGCCATGGGAGCCTTAGGTAGCGATGCTGCGATTGAAACTAGTGATGTTGTGATTATGAATGATGATTTAAGTAAGCTTATTGACGCTAAAAAATTGGCTCATATCACACACAAAAAAGTTTGGCAAAATATAACGTTTGCCTTAGGCGTTAAATTCTTCGTTTTGGCCCTAAGTGCATTTGGACTTGCGAATATGTGGGAAGCGGTATTTGCTGATGTTGGCGTTACTTTATTAGCTGTATTAAATTCAATTTTGATTTTAAAATATAAAACAAAATAA
- a CDS encoding flippase-like domain-containing protein, with translation MRDFIKKYKKNFFIVFLIGFGIYFYILSKHNAKEIFIKIKNIHINYIIIVFILLLAYVALESLVIFLFAKKKVKGIGFFTAFRLNLSTQFFNSITPFAAGGQPFQVFYLNARGIKTKDSTSIILMNFITYNIAFVIVGFTCLLYRFNYFNNLLKGEGYKYILLIGFGVNLSVTLLTFVLAFSKKIYHILIEVIWLKIIHWPILRKFKLETKTEKIEKTIDDFNREIKELNHHKLLWVQAVFYHILRIVLFYAIPLFIFMALGESVHGNEANLVVGAIFVAMVMSYIPSPGASGGAEGLFYVIFSFFFQKGALAPALLLWRFITYYFYLLLGFIALLTLNYTKNLREINYPEETLATKESI, from the coding sequence ATGAGAGATTTTATTAAAAAATACAAAAAGAATTTTTTCATTGTCTTTTTAATTGGATTTGGAATTTATTTTTATATATTATCTAAACATAATGCTAAGGAAATTTTTATTAAAATAAAAAATATTCATATCAATTATATAATAATTGTATTTATTTTGTTGTTAGCTTATGTTGCTTTAGAATCGCTTGTTATTTTTTTATTCGCAAAGAAAAAAGTTAAAGGTATAGGTTTTTTTACTGCTTTTCGTTTAAATTTATCTACACAATTTTTTAATTCTATTACTCCTTTTGCAGCAGGTGGGCAACCTTTTCAGGTGTTTTATTTAAATGCTAGAGGAATTAAAACAAAAGATTCAACAAGTATTATTTTAATGAATTTTATTACTTATAATATCGCGTTTGTGATTGTAGGTTTTACTTGTTTACTATATCGATTTAATTATTTTAATAACCTTTTAAAAGGAGAAGGCTATAAATATATTTTATTAATTGGATTTGGCGTCAATTTGTCTGTTACCTTATTGACATTTGTATTAGCTTTTTCTAAAAAAATATATCATATTTTAATAGAAGTAATTTGGTTAAAAATTATTCATTGGCCAATTCTTAGAAAATTTAAATTAGAAACAAAGACAGAAAAAATTGAGAAAACAATTGATGATTTTAACCGTGAAATAAAAGAACTAAATCACCATAAATTATTATGGGTTCAAGCGGTGTTTTATCATATTCTTAGAATCGTTCTATTCTATGCCATTCCATTATTTATTTTTATGGCTCTAGGAGAAAGTGTCCATGGAAATGAAGCGAATTTAGTCGTTGGTGCTATCTTTGTTGCAATGGTAATGAGTTATATTCCATCACCTGGTGCTAGTGGTGGAGCTGAAGGATTATTTTATGTAATTTTTAGTTTCTTCTTTCAAAAAGGAGCCCTTGCCCCAGCTTTACTATTATGGCGTTTTATTACCTATTATTTTTATTTGTTATTAGGTTTTATCGCTTTGTTAACTTTAAACTATACCAAAAATTTGAGAGAGATAAATTATCCGGAAGAAACACTTGCCACAAAAGAAAGTATATAA
- a CDS encoding iron-siderophore ABC transporter substrate-binding protein, with amino-acid sequence MREKSYLLYIMIAISLVILTSCNEGINNNLVEANPRIIMHAMGKTNVPINPTRIVTLTNEATEAMLVLDIQPVGSVKSWTGDPWWFTHIKNQMSGVSEVGYENQVDIDKISSLKPDLIIGTKSLHKDIYDKLSYIAPTIFTENVSGDIRGNFSKYAESVNKEAQGSEVIINFNSRLTRVKNIAIEEKLTDKKIAVIGFFPDETYLFLQSSFIGNILDELGLKHTEINKQSNMQDFVSITKDDFLTIAETSIIILYFTYDEQSKAQQMNWFSNPIITNLTGTTLEKIYPVNPEIYYTSNGIIAANDVLDQLEYDFKNYHS; translated from the coding sequence ATGCGAGAAAAATCTTATCTATTATATATAATGATTGCTATATCACTTGTAATCTTAACAAGTTGTAATGAAGGAATTAATAATAACTTAGTAGAAGCAAATCCACGCATTATTATGCATGCTATGGGAAAAACAAACGTGCCAATTAATCCTACACGTATTGTTACCTTAACAAATGAAGCAACTGAAGCTATGTTAGTTTTAGACATTCAACCTGTTGGCTCAGTTAAATCATGGACAGGTGATCCTTGGTGGTTTACACATATTAAAAATCAAATGTCTGGTGTTTCCGAAGTAGGATATGAAAACCAAGTGGATATAGATAAAATCTCTTCACTGAAACCTGATTTAATTATCGGTACAAAAAGCTTACATAAAGATATTTATGATAAATTATCTTATATAGCACCGACAATTTTTACCGAAAATGTAAGTGGTGATATACGTGGTAACTTTAGTAAATATGCTGAAAGTGTAAATAAAGAGGCTCAAGGAAGTGAAGTAATTATAAACTTCAATAGTCGTTTAACTAGAGTTAAAAATATCGCCATTGAGGAGAAACTTACAGATAAAAAAATAGCAGTAATCGGCTTTTTCCCGGATGAAACCTATCTTTTTCTGCAAAGTAGTTTCATTGGTAATATTTTAGATGAACTGGGTTTAAAGCATACAGAAATTAATAAGCAAAGTAATATGCAAGATTTTGTATCCATTACAAAAGATGATTTTCTCACAATTGCAGAAACTTCAATTATCATACTATACTTCACTTATGATGAACAAAGTAAAGCACAACAAATGAACTGGTTTAGTAATCCTATTATTACCAATTTAACTGGGACGACATTAGAAAAAATCTATCCAGTAAATCCAGAAATTTATTATACGTCCAATGGTATCATTGCTGCTAATGATGTATTAGACCAACTAGAATATGATTTTAAAAACTATCATTCATAA